A section of the Kribbella voronezhensis genome encodes:
- a CDS encoding sensor histidine kinase translates to MSAISFRAPDRGLTGPFGRWERLRQGLRDNRLTDVVLAIFAIAMLLAMNAMVEREVVPYHLLFLGLTLVYGFRVWPLGQTLIVTLLITGLTGWILVAHQLADGSNRAEWAEIPLMPLLFLAMVWHARRRVAAQREVEVMAEQRRAALLREREFFRDASHAIRTPVTIARGHLELLDAGRTDPVAREDLAIALRQLDRMTALSNRLLALARLDSGSAVRPQRLDLAHFLEEIVRNWRSSADRVLELDPLPVMPAAIDPEWLELAIDAVIENAAHFTGPGDRIQLSCRAEPGRFVIGIGDSGPGIAAEDLPHVFERFWHRRPPSGSMGSGLGLPMAQAVAQAHGGQVTAGVSPLGGALFEITLPSGDQLVID, encoded by the coding sequence ATGTCGGCTATCAGCTTCAGAGCGCCTGACCGCGGGCTCACCGGGCCGTTCGGCCGGTGGGAGCGGCTACGCCAGGGATTGCGGGACAACCGGCTGACGGACGTGGTGCTGGCGATCTTCGCGATCGCCATGCTCCTGGCGATGAACGCGATGGTCGAGCGCGAGGTCGTGCCGTACCACCTGCTGTTCCTCGGCCTGACCCTGGTCTACGGCTTCCGCGTCTGGCCGCTCGGGCAGACCCTGATCGTCACCTTGCTGATCACCGGGCTGACCGGCTGGATCCTGGTCGCTCATCAGCTCGCCGACGGGAGCAACCGAGCGGAGTGGGCAGAGATCCCGCTGATGCCGTTGCTGTTCCTGGCGATGGTCTGGCACGCCCGCCGACGGGTCGCCGCCCAGCGCGAGGTGGAGGTGATGGCCGAGCAGCGACGGGCCGCGCTGCTCCGCGAACGTGAATTCTTCCGGGACGCCTCGCACGCGATCCGTACGCCGGTGACGATCGCGCGCGGTCATCTCGAACTGCTCGACGCGGGCCGCACCGATCCGGTCGCCCGCGAGGACCTGGCGATCGCCCTGCGCCAGCTGGATCGGATGACCGCCTTGTCCAACCGGTTGCTCGCGCTGGCCAGACTGGACTCCGGCAGCGCTGTCCGGCCGCAGCGGCTCGACCTCGCCCACTTCCTGGAAGAAATCGTCCGGAACTGGCGCAGCAGTGCCGATCGGGTCCTCGAGCTCGATCCGCTCCCGGTGATGCCCGCCGCGATCGACCCCGAGTGGCTCGAGCTGGCGATCGACGCGGTCATCGAGAACGCGGCCCACTTCACCGGTCCGGGCGACCGGATCCAGCTGTCCTGCCGGGCCGAACCGGGGCGGTTCGTGATCGGGATCGGGGACTCCGGACCAGGGATCGCGGCCGAGGACCTGCCGCATGTGTTCGAACGGTTCTGGCACCGACGTCCACCGAGCGGATCGATGGGCAGCGGACTCGGCCTCCCGATGGCCCAGGCAGTCGCCCAGGCGCACGGCGGTCAGGTCACCGCGGGCGTCAGCCCGCTGGGCGGCGCCCTGTTCGAGATCACGCTGCCGTCCGGCGACCAACTGGTCATCGACTGA
- a CDS encoding ferredoxin reductase family protein, whose protein sequence is MTTLRTTRPTWSSHVRLRPRRTPAWWRDAVAISCWGSALVVVLLWLSGRGLQLLAAGPADLLISTGRLTGLVAADLLLVQVFLMARVPMIERSYGQDELARRHRLVGFYSFNLLLAHIVLITVGYTLRDHSSLLRETWTVVTTYGGMLLAVAATIALTLVVVTSVRLARRALRYESWHLLHLYAYVGVALSIPHEIWTGQDFSTSRLAQVYWWSAYAVAAGAIVFYRVGLPIWRTLRHGITVISVVRESADVVSVELAGRGLHRLGVQAGQFLVFRFLDGPGWSRGNPYSLSAQPRHNRLRITAKDAGDGSSRLAGLRPGTKVLIEGPYGRLTGERRIGRRVAMLACGIGITPLRALLEDLPYSPGDAVLVYRARSAPDLVFREELEDLARQRGITVHYLLGRRIADRNSWLPQEAAEWDDSAALEALVPNLSSYDVFVCGPDPWMDAVADAALQAGLPPDQLHQERFTW, encoded by the coding sequence ATGACCACCCTGAGGACCACCCGACCGACCTGGTCCTCGCACGTCAGACTGCGTCCACGCCGTACGCCGGCCTGGTGGCGCGACGCGGTGGCCATCAGCTGCTGGGGCAGCGCCCTGGTCGTCGTCCTGCTGTGGTTGTCCGGTCGCGGCCTGCAACTGCTCGCCGCCGGCCCGGCCGATCTGCTCATCTCGACGGGCCGGCTGACCGGACTCGTCGCGGCGGATCTCCTGCTCGTCCAGGTGTTCCTGATGGCCCGGGTGCCGATGATCGAACGCAGCTACGGGCAGGACGAGTTGGCCCGGCGACACCGGCTCGTCGGTTTCTACTCCTTCAACCTGCTGCTGGCCCACATCGTCCTCATCACGGTCGGCTACACCCTCCGCGATCACAGCAGCCTGCTCCGGGAGACCTGGACCGTCGTCACGACGTACGGCGGGATGCTGCTGGCCGTGGCAGCCACGATCGCGCTGACGCTGGTGGTTGTCACCTCGGTGCGGCTGGCGCGGCGAGCGCTGCGGTACGAGTCGTGGCACCTGCTGCATCTCTATGCCTACGTCGGTGTCGCGTTGTCGATCCCGCACGAGATCTGGACCGGCCAGGACTTCTCCACCTCGCGGCTCGCGCAGGTCTACTGGTGGTCCGCGTACGCCGTCGCTGCCGGTGCGATCGTCTTCTACCGGGTCGGTCTGCCGATCTGGCGCACCCTGCGGCACGGGATCACCGTGATCTCGGTCGTCCGGGAGAGCGCTGATGTCGTCAGCGTCGAACTGGCCGGCCGCGGTCTGCACCGCCTCGGCGTGCAGGCTGGTCAATTCCTCGTCTTCCGCTTCCTCGACGGACCCGGTTGGTCCCGCGGCAACCCCTACTCGCTGTCGGCCCAGCCGCGGCACAACCGGCTGCGCATCACCGCCAAGGACGCCGGCGACGGCAGCAGCCGGCTGGCCGGGCTCCGGCCGGGGACCAAGGTCCTGATCGAAGGCCCGTACGGACGGCTCACGGGTGAACGCCGGATCGGCCGCCGCGTCGCGATGCTTGCCTGCGGCATCGGTATCACGCCACTGCGAGCGCTGCTGGAGGATCTGCCCTACTCCCCTGGCGACGCCGTCTTGGTCTACCGGGCCCGCAGTGCGCCCGATCTGGTGTTCCGCGAGGAACTCGAGGACCTTGCCCGGCAACGCGGCATCACCGTCCACTACCTGCTCGGACGTCGCATCGCCGACCGGAACTCGTGGTTGCCGCAGGAAGCAGCCGAGTGGGACGACAGCGCCGCCCTGGAGGCCCTGGTCCCGAACCTTTCGTCGTACGACGTCTTCGTCTGCGGGCCTGATCCGTGGATGGACGCAGTGGCAGACGCGGCTCTGCAGGCGGGCCTGCCGCCGGACCAGCTCCATCAAGAACGGTTCACCTGGTGA
- a CDS encoding FMN-binding protein encodes MRRGATLAMSAISLAVVGLGLRASAKPAEDQNTASVLPSRTTPVPGRTPTGSRTSRPPTGSRTSRPPTGSRTSHPPAAPRTTSPATPARLTFTGTLVDTPYGPVQVELRIRAGRIVTAKAPVRPQGDSQTDSINRQAVPQLNQEVMQAQNGRIDTVSGATYTSAGYKTSLQAALDSAHQAGAL; translated from the coding sequence ATGAGACGCGGCGCCACCCTTGCGATGTCGGCGATCAGCCTGGCGGTCGTCGGCCTCGGACTACGGGCGAGCGCGAAGCCGGCCGAGGACCAGAACACCGCCTCGGTACTGCCCAGCCGGACCACGCCGGTTCCCGGCAGAACACCCACTGGCTCGCGAACCAGCCGGCCACCCACTGGTTCGCGAACCAGCCGGCCACCCACTGGTTCGCGGACCAGCCACCCGCCGGCTGCTCCGCGAACCACGTCACCGGCGACGCCGGCCCGGTTGACGTTCACCGGCACGCTGGTCGATACGCCGTACGGGCCGGTGCAGGTGGAGTTGCGGATCAGGGCCGGCCGAATCGTGACTGCCAAGGCTCCGGTCAGACCGCAAGGCGACAGCCAGACCGACAGCATCAACCGCCAGGCGGTTCCGCAACTGAACCAGGAAGTGATGCAGGCCCAGAACGGGCGGATCGACACGGTGTCCGGCGCGACGTACACCTCCGCGGGATACAAGACCTCGCTCCAGGCGGCACTCGACTCGGCACACCAAGCGGGGGCGCTGTGA
- a CDS encoding FMN-binding protein, protein MRPAPISRTRRNLVVLGGSAAVLGLLFLYPTSTNSKSGTTSSAVPPGVVRTAPGTATGSTVVNGTSVPTRYGPVQVRLTIRNGRIVTATAIDYPSSGGRDRAINSYAIPLLQRETVAAQSAHVDTVSGATYTSDGYRGSLQAAIDAAHLKGK, encoded by the coding sequence GTGAGACCCGCACCGATCAGCCGCACCCGCCGGAACCTTGTGGTTCTGGGCGGTAGCGCGGCTGTGCTGGGCCTGCTGTTCCTCTATCCGACCAGCACGAACTCCAAGAGCGGGACAACCTCGTCGGCGGTACCACCAGGCGTTGTCCGTACGGCGCCCGGAACGGCCACGGGGAGCACCGTGGTGAACGGCACCTCGGTGCCGACCAGATACGGCCCTGTGCAGGTGCGGCTGACGATCCGCAACGGACGGATCGTCACCGCGACCGCGATCGACTACCCCTCCTCCGGCGGCCGGGACCGGGCGATCAACAGCTACGCCATCCCGCTGCTGCAGCGCGAAACCGTCGCGGCCCAGAGCGCGCACGTCGACACGGTCTCCGGCGCGACGTACACATCGGACGGCTATCGGGGATCGTTACAGGCGGCTATCGACGCTGCACATCTGAAAGGAAAGTGA
- a CDS encoding response regulator transcription factor, producing the protein MTKILVVDDEPDLVRFVRRALEADGYQVLTATEGAQGLLLALTEEPDMTVLDLRMPGVDGQAVLAGVLATRPGARVLVLSAAADIEARIDCLERGAVDFLAKPFAIRELLARVRSRLQNPGDSTGGFVLQVGRIALDIRARRLRVDGRETTLSEREFLLMQHFMRNPDAVCSRSELLSAVWGYDFDPATNVVDVYVGRLRAKLRRDVIQTVRNVGYQLQSA; encoded by the coding sequence ATGACGAAGATTCTTGTTGTCGACGACGAGCCGGATCTGGTCCGTTTCGTCCGTCGGGCGCTGGAGGCCGACGGCTATCAGGTGCTGACGGCAACCGAAGGAGCGCAGGGCTTGCTGCTGGCGCTCACCGAGGAGCCGGACATGACGGTGCTCGACCTGCGGATGCCGGGCGTGGACGGTCAGGCCGTGCTGGCCGGCGTACTGGCGACCAGACCCGGCGCCCGGGTGCTGGTGCTCTCGGCCGCCGCCGACATCGAGGCCCGGATCGACTGCCTCGAACGGGGTGCGGTCGACTTCCTGGCCAAACCGTTCGCGATCCGCGAACTGCTCGCCCGGGTGCGGTCGCGACTGCAGAACCCCGGCGACAGCACCGGTGGTTTCGTCCTGCAGGTCGGCCGGATCGCGCTGGACATCCGGGCCCGCCGCCTGCGGGTCGACGGACGCGAGACGACCTTGTCCGAGCGGGAGTTCCTGCTGATGCAGCATTTCATGCGCAATCCGGACGCCGTCTGCTCACGCAGCGAACTGCTGTCGGCGGTGTGGGGCTACGACTTCGACCCGGCGACCAACGTGGTCGATGTGTACGTCGGCCGGCTGCGTGCCAAGCTTCGCCGGGACGTGATCCAGACAGTGCGCAATGTCGGCTATCAGCTTCAGAGCGCCTGA